A stretch of the Acanthochromis polyacanthus isolate Apoly-LR-REF ecotype Palm Island chromosome 22, KAUST_Apoly_ChrSc, whole genome shotgun sequence genome encodes the following:
- the LOC127531985 gene encoding zinc finger protein OZF-like isoform X8 produces the protein MLASILSELNNGGNMDSSQKKCKRSNGVRCRTSEEDKDGSATTAKRDESLSCAQCGKTFITATKLRIHKHIHTVDKPFSCDQCGKACTHKSDLKRHQLIHSGVKSFSCDQCGKAFTQKSDLKRHQLIHSGVKLFACDHCGKAFTHVRYLKSHQLIHCEVKPFSCDQCGKAFITKTLLKHHQLIHSGVKPFGCDQCGKAFITKTLLKHHQLIHSGVKPFSCDQCGKAFTLKSHLKRHQLMHSGVNPFKCDQCGKAFTHKSCLKKHQLLHSGVKPFSCIQCGKAFTQRSNLKSHQLIHSGVKPFSCDQCVKTFTQHEQLLIHRCPHSGKKRYHCDSCEKTFNNQQNLKRHQRIHTGHDVYVCDHCGEPFVLYSQLKAHEVTHTGVKPYLCDQCGKRYSYIANLKVHQRVHTGERPYRCDECKKTFTTLGSLKQHQQIHTRKKAFNQCHSEQNGTDGQNSQTCQHSANGEKCCFDQSGPTSNQQGTQQRHQRMHTGHRLNPCQEDFSMQGSVKVHEVLHKLKVLEIRLHKIQV, from the exons aaatgtaaacgcagcaatggagtgagatgtcggacctctgaggaggataaggatggttcggcaacaacagcaaaaagagatgaatcactgagttgtgcgcaatgtggcaagacttttatcacagcaacaaagctaagaattcacaaacatattcacactgtggacaaaccattcagctgtgatcagtgtggaaaggcttgtACTCACAAGAGtgatttaaaaagacatcaactcattcacagtggagttaaatcattcagctgtgatcagtgtggaaaggcatttactcagaagagtgatttaaaaagacatcaactcattcataGTGGAGTAAAATTGTTTGCCTGTGATCactgtggaaaggcttttactcatgTGCGCTATTTAAAATCCCACCAACTCATTCACTgtgaagttaaaccattcagctgtgatcagtgtggaaaggcttttattACAAAGACTCTGTTAAAacatcatcaactcattcacagtggagttaaaccattcggctgtgatcagtgtggaaaggcttttattACAAAGACTCTGTTAAAac atcatcaactcattcacagtggagttaaaccattcagctgtgatcagtgtggaaaggcttttactctgaagagtcacttaaaaagacatcaactaatgcacagtggagttaatcCATTTaaatgtgatcagtgtggaaaggcttttactcacaagagttgCTTGAAAAAGCATCAACTccttcacagtggagtgaaaccattcagctgtattcagtgtggaaaggcttttactcagaggAGTaacttaaaaagtcatcaactcattcacagtggagttaaaccattcagctgtgatcagtgtgtgaaaacctttactcaacatgaacagttgttgatccatcgatgcccccattctggtaaAAAGCGataccactgtgactcctgtgaaaaaactttcaacaacCAACAGAACTTAAAacgtcaccaacgcatccacactggacatgatgtgtacgtatgtgatcactgtggtgaACCATTTGTATTGTACTcgcagttaaaagctcatgaagtgacccacactggggttaaaccatacctttgtgaccagtgtgggaaacgctacagctacattgcaaacctcaaagttcaccaacgtgtccacactggggagagaccatacagatgtgatgagtgtaagaagacttttacaactttgggttccctgaaacaacaccagcagatccacaccagaaagaaagcattcaatcagtgtcacagtgag cagaacggaacagatggacaaaactctcagacttgtcagcactctgccaatggtgaaaagtgctgctttgaccagtctggaccaacgtccaaccaacaaggaacccagcaacgacaccagcgtatgcacactggacacagactgaacccctgccaagaagatttctccatgcagggttcagtaaaagttcatgaagtcctccacaaacttaaagtccttgagatccggcttcacaaaattcaggtctaa
- the LOC127531985 gene encoding gastrula zinc finger protein XlCGF46.1-like isoform X1 → MLASILSELNNGGNMDSSQKKCKRSNGVRCRTSEEDKDGSATTAKRDESLSCAQCGKTFITATKLRIHKHIHTVDKPFSCDQCGKACTHKSDLKRHQLIHSGVKSFSCDQCGKAFTQKSDLKRHQLIHSGVKLFACDHCGKAFTHVRYLKSHQLIHCEVKPFSCDQCGKAFITKTLLKHHQLIHSGVKPFGCDQCGKAFITKTLLKRHQLIHSGVKPFSCDQCGKAFTDKSTLRDHQLIHSGVKPFSCDQCGKAFTLKSHLKRHQLMHSGVNPFKCDQCGKAFTHKSCLKKHQLLHSGVKPFSCIQCGKAFTQRSNLKSHQLIHSGVKPFSCDQCVKTFTQHEQLLIHRCPHSGKKRYHCDSCEKTFNNQQNLKRHQRIHTGHDVYVCDHCGEPFVLYSQLKAHEVTHTGVKPYLCDQCGKRYSYIANLKVHQRVHTGERPYRCDECKKTFTTLGSLKQHQQIHTRKKAFNQCHSEQNGTDGQNSQTCQHSANGEKCCFDQSGPTSNQQGTQQRHQRMHTGHRLNPCQEDFSMQGSVKVHEVLHKLKVLEIRLHKIQV, encoded by the exons aaatgtaaacgcagcaatggagtgagatgtcggacctctgaggaggataaggatggttcggcaacaacagcaaaaagagatgaatcactgagttgtgcgcaatgtggcaagacttttatcacagcaacaaagctaagaattcacaaacatattcacactgtggacaaaccattcagctgtgatcagtgtggaaaggcttgtACTCACAAGAGtgatttaaaaagacatcaactcattcacagtggagttaaatcattcagctgtgatcagtgtggaaaggcatttactcagaagagtgatttaaaaagacatcaactcattcataGTGGAGTAAAATTGTTTGCCTGTGATCactgtggaaaggcttttactcatgTGCGCTATTTAAAATCCCACCAACTCATTCACTgtgaagttaaaccattcagctgtgatcagtgtggaaaggcttttattACAAAGACTCTGTTAAAacatcatcaactcattcacagtggagttaaaccattcggctgtgatcagtgtggaaaggcttttattACAAAGACTCTGTTAAAacgtcatcaactcattcacagtggagttaaaccattcagctgtgatcagtgtggaaaggcttttactgacaaGAGTACATTAAGagatcatcaactcattcacagtggagttaaaccattcagctgtgatcagtgtggaaaggcttttactctgaagagtcacttaaaaagacatcaactaatgcacagtggagttaatcCATTTaaatgtgatcagtgtggaaaggcttttactcacaagagttgCTTGAAAAAGCATCAACTccttcacagtggagtgaaaccattcagctgtattcagtgtggaaaggcttttactcagaggAGTaacttaaaaagtcatcaactcattcacagtggagttaaaccattcagctgtgatcagtgtgtgaaaacctttactcaacatgaacagttgttgatccatcgatgcccccattctggtaaAAAGCGataccactgtgactcctgtgaaaaaactttcaacaacCAACAGAACTTAAAacgtcaccaacgcatccacactggacatgatgtgtacgtatgtgatcactgtggtgaACCATTTGTATTGTACTcgcagttaaaagctcatgaagtgacccacactggggttaaaccatacctttgtgaccagtgtgggaaacgctacagctacattgcaaacctcaaagttcaccaacgtgtccacactggggagagaccatacagatgtgatgagtgtaagaagacttttacaactttgggttccctgaaacaacaccagcagatccacaccagaaagaaagcattcaatcagtgtcacagtgag cagaacggaacagatggacaaaactctcagacttgtcagcactctgccaatggtgaaaagtgctgctttgaccagtctggaccaacgtccaaccaacaaggaacccagcaacgacaccagcgtatgcacactggacacagactgaacccctgccaagaagatttctccatgcagggttcagtaaaagttcatgaagtcctccacaaacttaaagtccttgagatccggcttcacaaaattcaggtctaa
- the LOC127531985 gene encoding gastrula zinc finger protein XlCGF46.1-like isoform X3 produces MDSSQKKCKRSNGVRCRTSEEDKDGSATTAKRDESLSCAQCGKTFITATKLRIHKHIHTVDKPFSCDQCGKACTHKSDLKRHQLIHSGVKSFSCDQCGKAFTQKSDLKRHQLIHSGVKLFACDHCGKAFTHVRYLKSHQLIHCEVKPFSCDQCGKAFITKTLLKHHQLIHSGVKPFGCDQCGKAFITKTLLKRHQLIHSGVKPFSCDQCGKAFTDKSTLRDHQLIHSGVKPFSCDQCGKAFTLKSHLKRHQLMHSGVNPFKCDQCGKAFTHKSCLKKHQLLHSGVKPFSCIQCGKAFTQRSNLKSHQLIHSGVKPFSCDQCVKTFTQHEQLLIHRCPHSGKKRYHCDSCEKTFNNQQNLKRHQRIHTGHDVYVCDHCGEPFVLYSQLKAHEVTHTGVKPYLCDQCGKRYSYIANLKVHQRVHTGERPYRCDECKKTFTTLGSLKQHQQIHTRKKAFNQCHSEQNGTDGQNSQTCQHSANGEKCCFDQSGPTSNQQGTQQRHQRMHTGHRLNPCQEDFSMQGSVKVHEVLHKLKVLEIRLHKIQV; encoded by the exons atggattcttcacaaaaa aaatgtaaacgcagcaatggagtgagatgtcggacctctgaggaggataaggatggttcggcaacaacagcaaaaagagatgaatcactgagttgtgcgcaatgtggcaagacttttatcacagcaacaaagctaagaattcacaaacatattcacactgtggacaaaccattcagctgtgatcagtgtggaaaggcttgtACTCACAAGAGtgatttaaaaagacatcaactcattcacagtggagttaaatcattcagctgtgatcagtgtggaaaggcatttactcagaagagtgatttaaaaagacatcaactcattcataGTGGAGTAAAATTGTTTGCCTGTGATCactgtggaaaggcttttactcatgTGCGCTATTTAAAATCCCACCAACTCATTCACTgtgaagttaaaccattcagctgtgatcagtgtggaaaggcttttattACAAAGACTCTGTTAAAacatcatcaactcattcacagtggagttaaaccattcggctgtgatcagtgtggaaaggcttttattACAAAGACTCTGTTAAAacgtcatcaactcattcacagtggagttaaaccattcagctgtgatcagtgtggaaaggcttttactgacaaGAGTACATTAAGagatcatcaactcattcacagtggagttaaaccattcagctgtgatcagtgtggaaaggcttttactctgaagagtcacttaaaaagacatcaactaatgcacagtggagttaatcCATTTaaatgtgatcagtgtggaaaggcttttactcacaagagttgCTTGAAAAAGCATCAACTccttcacagtggagtgaaaccattcagctgtattcagtgtggaaaggcttttactcagaggAGTaacttaaaaagtcatcaactcattcacagtggagttaaaccattcagctgtgatcagtgtgtgaaaacctttactcaacatgaacagttgttgatccatcgatgcccccattctggtaaAAAGCGataccactgtgactcctgtgaaaaaactttcaacaacCAACAGAACTTAAAacgtcaccaacgcatccacactggacatgatgtgtacgtatgtgatcactgtggtgaACCATTTGTATTGTACTcgcagttaaaagctcatgaagtgacccacactggggttaaaccatacctttgtgaccagtgtgggaaacgctacagctacattgcaaacctcaaagttcaccaacgtgtccacactggggagagaccatacagatgtgatgagtgtaagaagacttttacaactttgggttccctgaaacaacaccagcagatccacaccagaaagaaagcattcaatcagtgtcacagtgag cagaacggaacagatggacaaaactctcagacttgtcagcactctgccaatggtgaaaagtgctgctttgaccagtctggaccaacgtccaaccaacaaggaacccagcaacgacaccagcgtatgcacactggacacagactgaacccctgccaagaagatttctccatgcagggttcagtaaaagttcatgaagtcctccacaaacttaaagtccttgagatccggcttcacaaaattcaggtctaa
- the LOC127531981 gene encoding zinc finger protein 568-like isoform X2, whose product MNEKYQSDKVTMCSVEYLRELISDRLAAAAGEIFSEFEKTIVQYQEEIDRQRRLLDVIWKPHIPLQPIELPQSYVCENEKTVVDHQPHDQERNSVVDHEDPEPLRIKDQQEELCTSQDQSNPEISQIKMEQEELCTSLDQLDPGLPQIKVEQDELCSSQEEELIGLKQETDTFEVTPADEESDHSEPKPNSDQLLFHISCVAESPDQEGSKNVDSGSTRCIELKPRHQSNNSHSNDVDNAPTSARQCDNDKATKSVTCKVCGKAFSRKSDLIKHHRTHTGEKPYACGTCEKSFSRRTSLTEHMRCHTGEKPYVCGTCEKSFSRRTHLTEHMRCHTGEKPYVCHICGKRFSGSSAHNRHMAVHKMVKPYSCGTCGKSFSQRRSLTDHMRRHTGEKPYVCNICGIRFSGSSAHNRHMAVHKMGKPYSCGTCGKSFSHQTYLTVHMRCHTGEKPYSCGTCGKSFNCSYRLKAHMRIHTAEKS is encoded by the exons atgaatgagaaatatcagagcgataaagtaacgatgtgttcagttgagtatctgagagagttgatcagcgacagactagctgctgctgctggagaaatattctcagagtttgaaaaaaccatcgtccagtaccaggaggagatcgatcgtcagcgcagactgctggatgtcatctggaaaccacacatccccttacagcccatag agctcccacagtcttatgtctgtgagaatgagaagactgttgttgaccatcagccccatgaccaggagagaaactccgtggtggaccatgaggacccagagcctctacggattaaagatcagcaggaggaactctgcaccagtcaggaccaatcaaacccagagatttctcaaattaaaatggagcaggaagaattgtgcaccagtctggaccaattagacccagggttaccacaaattaaagtggaacaggatgaactctgctccagtcaggaggaagagttaattggattgaaacaggagactgatacctttgaggtgactcctgctgatgaggaaagtgaccacagtgaaccaaaaccaaacagtgatcagctcctgtttcacatctcttgtgtagctgagagcccagatcaggaaggaagcAAGAATGTGGACTCAGGATCAACTAGATGTATCGAGCTgaaaccaagacatcagagtaacaacagtcacagtaatgatgtagacaatgctccaacatcagcgagacagtgtgataatgacaaggcaaCAAAATCTGTAACTTGCAAagtctgtggaaaagcttttagtcgtaaatcagatttaatcaaacatcacagaacccacacag gtgagaagccatatgcttgtggaacctgtgaaaaaagctttagtcgacggacctctttgactgaacacatgagatgtcacactggtgagaagccgtatgtttgtggaacctgtgaaaaaagctttagtcgacgGACCCATTTGACTGaacacatgagatgtcacacaggtgagaagccatatgtttgtcacatttgtggaaaaagattttctggttcatcagcacataataggcacatggcagttcacaaaatggtaaagccatattcttgtggaacctgtggaaaaagcttcagtcaacggcgctctttgactgaccacatgagacgtcacacaggtgaaAAACCATATGTTTGTAACATTTGTGGAATAAGATTTTCTGGTTCATCAGCACATAATAGgcacatggcagttcacaaaatgggaaagccatattcttgtggaacctgtggtaAAAGCTTTAGTCATCAGACCTAtttgactgtccacatgagatgtcacacaggtgagaagccatattcttgtggaacctgtggaaaaagcttcaactGTAGTTATCGATTAAAagcccacatgagaatccacacagctgagaagtcgtga
- the LOC127531985 gene encoding gastrula zinc finger protein XlCGF46.1-like isoform X2, which translates to MLASILSELNNGGNMDSSQKKCKRSNGVRCRTSEEDKDGSATTAKRDESLSCAQCGKTFITATKLRIHKHIHTVDKPFSCDQCGKACTHKSDLKRHQLIHSGVKSFSCDQCGKAFTQKSDLKRHQLIHSGVKLFACDHCGKAFTHVRYLKSHQLIHCEVKPFSCDQCGKAFITKTLLKHHQLIHSGVKPFGCDQCGKAFITKTLLKRHQLIHSGVKPFSCDQCGKAFTDKSTLRDHQLIHSGVKPFSCDQCGKAFTLKSHLKRHQLMHSGVNPFKCDQCGKAFTHKSCLKKHQLLHSGVKPFSCIQCGKAFTQRSNLKSHQLIHSGVKPFSCDQCVKTFTQHEQLLIHRCPHSGKKRYHCDSCEKTFNNQQNLKRHQRIHTGHDVYVCDHCGEPFVLYSQLKAHEVTHTGVKPYLCDQCGKRYSYIANLKVHQRVHTGERPYRCDECKKTFTTLGSLKQHQQIHTRKKAFNQCHSENGTDGQNSQTCQHSANGEKCCFDQSGPTSNQQGTQQRHQRMHTGHRLNPCQEDFSMQGSVKVHEVLHKLKVLEIRLHKIQV; encoded by the exons aaatgtaaacgcagcaatggagtgagatgtcggacctctgaggaggataaggatggttcggcaacaacagcaaaaagagatgaatcactgagttgtgcgcaatgtggcaagacttttatcacagcaacaaagctaagaattcacaaacatattcacactgtggacaaaccattcagctgtgatcagtgtggaaaggcttgtACTCACAAGAGtgatttaaaaagacatcaactcattcacagtggagttaaatcattcagctgtgatcagtgtggaaaggcatttactcagaagagtgatttaaaaagacatcaactcattcataGTGGAGTAAAATTGTTTGCCTGTGATCactgtggaaaggcttttactcatgTGCGCTATTTAAAATCCCACCAACTCATTCACTgtgaagttaaaccattcagctgtgatcagtgtggaaaggcttttattACAAAGACTCTGTTAAAacatcatcaactcattcacagtggagttaaaccattcggctgtgatcagtgtggaaaggcttttattACAAAGACTCTGTTAAAacgtcatcaactcattcacagtggagttaaaccattcagctgtgatcagtgtggaaaggcttttactgacaaGAGTACATTAAGagatcatcaactcattcacagtggagttaaaccattcagctgtgatcagtgtggaaaggcttttactctgaagagtcacttaaaaagacatcaactaatgcacagtggagttaatcCATTTaaatgtgatcagtgtggaaaggcttttactcacaagagttgCTTGAAAAAGCATCAACTccttcacagtggagtgaaaccattcagctgtattcagtgtggaaaggcttttactcagaggAGTaacttaaaaagtcatcaactcattcacagtggagttaaaccattcagctgtgatcagtgtgtgaaaacctttactcaacatgaacagttgttgatccatcgatgcccccattctggtaaAAAGCGataccactgtgactcctgtgaaaaaactttcaacaacCAACAGAACTTAAAacgtcaccaacgcatccacactggacatgatgtgtacgtatgtgatcactgtggtgaACCATTTGTATTGTACTcgcagttaaaagctcatgaagtgacccacactggggttaaaccatacctttgtgaccagtgtgggaaacgctacagctacattgcaaacctcaaagttcaccaacgtgtccacactggggagagaccatacagatgtgatgagtgtaagaagacttttacaactttgggttccctgaaacaacaccagcagatccacaccagaaagaaagcattcaatcagtgtcacagtgag aacggaacagatggacaaaactctcagacttgtcagcactctgccaatggtgaaaagtgctgctttgaccagtctggaccaacgtccaaccaacaaggaacccagcaacgacaccagcgtatgcacactggacacagactgaacccctgccaagaagatttctccatgcagggttcagtaaaagttcatgaagtcctccacaaacttaaagtccttgagatccggcttcacaaaattcaggtctaa
- the LOC127531981 gene encoding zinc finger protein 883-like isoform X1, translated as MNEKYQSDKVTMCSVEYLRELISDRLAAAAGEIFSEFEKTIVQYQEEIDRQRRLLDVIWKPHIPLQPIELPQSYVCENEKTVVDHQPHDQERNSVVDHEDPEPLRIKDQQEELCTSQDQSNPEISQIKMEQEELCTSLDQLDPGLPQIKVEQDELCSSQEEELIGLKQETDTFEVTPADEESDHSEPKPNSDQLLFHISCVAESPDQEGSKNVDSGSTRCIELKPRHQSNNSHSNDVDNAPTSARQCDNDKATKSVTCKVCGKAFSRKSDLIKHHRTHTGEKPYSCETCGKSFSQQTHLTAHMRCHTGEKPYSCGTCGQSFSQRTSLTDHMRLHTGEKPYSCGTCEKSFSRRTSLTEHMIHHTGEKPYACGTCEKSFSRRTSLTEHMRCHTGEKPYVCGTCEKSFSRRTHLTEHMRCHTGEKPYVCHICGKRFSGSSAHNRHMAVHKMVKPYSCGTCGKSFSQRRSLTDHMRRHTGEKPYVCNICGIRFSGSSAHNRHMAVHKMGKPYSCGTCGKSFSHQTYLTVHMRCHTGEKPYSCGTCGKSFNCSYRLKAHMRIHTAEKS; from the exons atgaatgagaaatatcagagcgataaagtaacgatgtgttcagttgagtatctgagagagttgatcagcgacagactagctgctgctgctggagaaatattctcagagtttgaaaaaaccatcgtccagtaccaggaggagatcgatcgtcagcgcagactgctggatgtcatctggaaaccacacatccccttacagcccatag agctcccacagtcttatgtctgtgagaatgagaagactgttgttgaccatcagccccatgaccaggagagaaactccgtggtggaccatgaggacccagagcctctacggattaaagatcagcaggaggaactctgcaccagtcaggaccaatcaaacccagagatttctcaaattaaaatggagcaggaagaattgtgcaccagtctggaccaattagacccagggttaccacaaattaaagtggaacaggatgaactctgctccagtcaggaggaagagttaattggattgaaacaggagactgatacctttgaggtgactcctgctgatgaggaaagtgaccacagtgaaccaaaaccaaacagtgatcagctcctgtttcacatctcttgtgtagctgagagcccagatcaggaaggaagcAAGAATGTGGACTCAGGATCAACTAGATGTATCGAGCTgaaaccaagacatcagagtaacaacagtcacagtaatgatgtagacaatgctccaacatcagcgagacagtgtgataatgacaaggcaaCAAAATCTGTAACTTGCAAagtctgtggaaaagcttttagtcgtaaatcagatttaatcaaacatcacagaacccacacaggtgagaagccatattcttgtgaaacctgtgggaaaagcttcagtcaacagacccatttgactgcccacatgagatgtcacacaggtgagaagccatattcttgtggaacctgtggacaaagcttcagtcaacggacctctttgactgaccacatgagacttcacacaggtgagaagccatattcttgtggaacctgtgaaaaaagctttagtcgacgAACCTCTTTGACTGAACACATGAtacatcacacaggtgagaagccatatgcttgtggaacctgtgaaaaaagctttagtcgacggacctctttgactgaacacatgagatgtcacactggtgagaagccgtatgtttgtggaacctgtgaaaaaagctttagtcgacgGACCCATTTGACTGaacacatgagatgtcacacaggtgagaagccatatgtttgtcacatttgtggaaaaagattttctggttcatcagcacataataggcacatggcagttcacaaaatggtaaagccatattcttgtggaacctgtggaaaaagcttcagtcaacggcgctctttgactgaccacatgagacgtcacacaggtgaaAAACCATATGTTTGTAACATTTGTGGAATAAGATTTTCTGGTTCATCAGCACATAATAGgcacatggcagttcacaaaatgggaaagccatattcttgtggaacctgtggtaAAAGCTTTAGTCATCAGACCTAtttgactgtccacatgagatgtcacacaggtgagaagccatattcttgtggaacctgtggaaaaagcttcaactGTAGTTATCGATTAAAagcccacatgagaatccacacagctgagaagtcgtga